The genomic interval GATCAGACTGTTCTTCGCCCAGGATTGTTGCAGCAGCGGATCCTTCTGGTTCAGCGGCTCATCCGGGAAGTACATTTGCGTGATCAGCCGGTTGACCTTGCCGGTTACGTCGTAGTGGATGTGCGGCGGCCTCCAGTAGTCGGCCACGACCGGATAAGCGCCGGGCTTGACCGTTCTGTAGCGATAGCGTCCTTCGGAGTCGGTGATCACGTTCGCGTAACCATCGAAGTTCGGATCGAGCGCTGCAGGATTGCGATCGTGCGGATGCGTGTAGCGGCCGGCGCCGTTGGCTTGCCAAATCTCCAGTTTCACGCCCGGACACGGCTCGCCGCGCAAGCTCAATACCCTTCCGGTGACGTAGATCACCTGCCCTTGCGCCTGTCCCGCCCGGCCCTTGAGCCGCGTGAGATCGGCGCCGCCATCGGCGGGTTTTTGCACCGGATAAAACGGACCGAGAATCTGATCGGGCGTGGGCATCGGTCCATTCGGATCGAATCCCGGGCTGTCCTTCTCGGCCGCAAGCAAGGGCGTGGCGAGACCGACCGCTCCCATCGCCAGGGACATTTTCAATACTTCGCGCCGTGAAACCCTGTGTTCCGGACAGGTGGGCAGCATCGCGAACGGCATTGTCGGAATGAGCACTCGCCTTCCTTCGGTCATGACCATTTCTCCTCAAGCCGGGCTATGGGACTTCATTACTTCATCACGCCGTTACGGTTTTACTCAAAACTGAATCCCGGCGTGCGCGTGTAATGATGCAGGCCTTCGTCCTGGACGACGAAGGAGCGCATGCGCTGGGTGCCGCGGCCGTGATGGGAGTGCAGCAGCGTGGCCGGCGTGATCTGCGCCGCGCCGGTGGACCAGTCCACGCGCTTGCCGTCGATCATCGAGTGAATGCCTTCTCCCTGGATCGCCAGCGTCACGGCGGCGCCGTTGTGGCGATGCGGGCGTTGATCGCAACCCGGCGCCAGCGTATTGATGGCGGTGTTGATGGTGGGGATGGTGTTGGAGCTCGGCTCCAGCGCAGCGGTGGAAAATTGCACCGAGTCACCCGTGGTATTTGCGCTCGCAAGACGGCACCAGACTTCCTGGAAGCGGCGCTCGATTTCCGCGGCGGGCCAGTGCGTGGTCTCGACCACCGCTTGTCCCGGCAGCGGCGCACGCAGCCGCTCGAAGGCCAGCAGCGGCTCGTTGGTTACCGCGAACAGCAGACAGTTTCCGCCGCCTGCGCGATGCAAAGTTTCCCCGCCTCCCGGGAAACAGAATACGTCGCCACTCGTCCAGTCGATGACGTCATTGCCGTTGCGGCTTTCTCCGCTGCCCGACATGACGTAGTAAATTTCACCCGACGCGGCAAAGGCCGTGCGCAATTGCTCCGTGGCGCGGATCTTCACATAGCGGCACAGCAGCGTCGGCGTGGTAGCGGGATATTTCGTGCAAAGGTCGGCGGAGATGTCCAGCGCGATCAGCCCGGTCGGCGACCCGGCATCGATAGCGCGATCGCGCTCGGCGAGAAACTGGTGAATCGGCACCGCGGGCCAGGAGAAGGCGAAGCCGTTTTCGTTGGTGAGGTAACGGGCGCGGCGGGCGTAAGGCGTTTCCCGATCGACTTCGGCGCGAACGGCACTGGCGGTCATGATGGCTCTCCCCATGTTTTGCCGCCTAATATACTGCTAACAGCACAACCGCGTCCGTCGCCGATTCCCTGCGTTGGAACTCAGGGTTCTCTTTTCGGGCCAAAGCTACTTTGAGCGATTATTCCTTACTTGACTTTCTCTTTTAGCCATGTCGAAGCTCTCCAAGATGTTGATCGCCTGGATAGACAAACATCGGGTCTATTGCAGGGAGAGTTCCCTTAAATAATTTTGGCACGATGTTTAATTGGCCCCCAATTGTTGGGTTGCCTTGCATAATTAACCGCAGAATTCCATTAGGCAGCCCCATATCTATCCACCATATACCTTGAAGCTGAATGCGATCAGGCATTACCTTAACTTGGAGCACGACGGCGCCGGAAGAATCTTTGACCTCAAGAGCATCATCGGTGTAATTTCGATCCCATGTTTTAGGTTGGGGTGCTATTTTCCATTCGTTTCTAATCAATTCTGCGATTATGTTGCCACTATCGTCAGCAATTTGAACGGACACTTTCATTTTCCCATCTATGGATTCGATTTTGAATTGTCTCTCGCCTAGAACTGGAAATAGAATAGTCCCCATTGGGCTCTCTCTTCCTATTTCTTTAGAGCCGTATATGGCATTAGATGTGCCGATTTGCAATTTAGGTATTGCGGAAGCATCAGTATTCCCAGCCGAAAATATCAGCGTGGATTTTGGTGTTAAGACGCCCGAATACGCTGGAATAACGTCCGGTCTAAAATAAAATGCGAGAAGGACTAACGCTCCTGCCAACATGGCTCCGATAACAATAATGACGGGAGTTGGTTTGTGTCGTAGCCCAAATATTGCTACTAACCATGCCGCGAGCAGAAGCAATTGGGTAGCAGTCACACTGAACCTCCCGCTAATTGCGAGAGCGCCCAGAAATGAGGGTGATAACGAGCATGGTGTAGATGCTCTCAAAGAGCCGTTTGAGTAAGGACATGAGGCGAGATTCCCGGCTAGGGGCGCCCACCAGTGGGAGCGGCGGGGCGGGAGAAATAGGGACTGAGATCGGCTTTGGCGACCTTGGCGGCTTACCTCTGTTTCTGCGCTTGCCCATCCAAAGAATCTCCCAACTGAGAATTTTATCTCAGAAAGGAACCGTGAAAGAGTACAGATAAGAAAACCGGCCTCTCGCGTCCGACTTTGTACCCCTGAAGGGCAAAAATCAAATAGGGAATAATCGCCCTACTTTGATGTCCGACCCGCCGCCATTTGTCTGGACAGAACGGCCGCAGCGGCCTTGGGCATGATGAACGGCTGCGTCTGTTCGTAGGCGCGCGCCACACGCAGAACCAGTGCGTCGGCGAATTTATTGCCTACCAGTTGCAGGGCGACCGGCAATCCGTCGTCGGTAAATCCGCAGGGCACGGCCGCCGCCGGCTGCTGCGACAGATTGAACGGATAAGTGAACGGTGACCATTCCCACCAGTGGGTGCGATCGGAACCCGGCGGCACTTCGTGCCCGGCCTCGAACGCGGTCACGGCGAGTTGCGGAGTAAGCAGCAGATCGTAAGTCTGGTGCAGCAGACACATTCGCCTGGCGAATGCTTCGCGCGCGCGCTCGAGCTTGCGATAGGCGAGCGCATCGAGGCTGAATCCCGATTCGGCCAGCGCGAGCAGCGGCGGATCGAGCAACGACCGCTGGTCCGCGCTCATCGGCGCGATCGCCAGCGCAAGCGCCACCGCCCATAGCGGTTGCATGATCTCGATGGGGTCGTCCAGTCTGAGATCGACGTCCTCGACCCTGGCGCCCAGCGATTCGAACAATCGTGCGCCGCGTTCCACCCTCTCGGCAACATCCGGATCGACCCGGGCATAACCCAGCGTGCGGCTGTATGCGATGCGCAACCCTTTGACGCCGTCATCGAGTCCCTCGCGGTAATCGATGTCAAGCGACGGCGCCTGGTACCAGTCGCGCGCGTCCGGTCGCGCGATCACGCCCAGCATCAGCGCCGCATCCTCCACCGTCCGTGCGATCGGCCCCTGATGCCAGAGCGTGCCGGCCGGCGAATGCGGATGAACGGGCACGATGCCGAAAGTCGGCTTGAACCCGAACAATCCGCAAAAACCTGCGGGGATGCGAATCGAGCCGCCGCCGTCGGTGGCGATGTGCAGACACCCCATGCCCAACGCGGCGGCCACCGCAGCGCCGCCGCTGC from Betaproteobacteria bacterium carries:
- a CDS encoding protocatechuate 3,4-dioxygenase translates to MTEGRRVLIPTMPFAMLPTCPEHRVSRREVLKMSLAMGAVGLATPLLAAEKDSPGFDPNGPMPTPDQILGPFYPVQKPADGGADLTRLKGRAGQAQGQVIYVTGRVLSLRGEPCPGVKLEIWQANGAGRYTHPHDRNPAALDPNFDGYANVITDSEGRYRYRTVKPGAYPVVADYWRPPHIHYDVTGKVNRLITQMYFPDEPLNQKDPLLQQSWAKNSLIAQVLPPTANEEPDSTLVIWNIVLIQG
- a CDS encoding cupin domain-containing protein, whose product is MTASAVRAEVDRETPYARRARYLTNENGFAFSWPAVPIHQFLAERDRAIDAGSPTGLIALDISADLCTKYPATTPTLLCRYVKIRATEQLRTAFAASGEIYYVMSGSGESRNGNDVIDWTSGDVFCFPGGGETLHRAGGGNCLLFAVTNEPLLAFERLRAPLPGQAVVETTHWPAAEIERRFQEVWCRLASANTTGDSVQFSTAALEPSSNTIPTINTAINTLAPGCDQRPHRHNGAAVTLAIQGEGIHSMIDGKRVDWSTGAAQITPATLLHSHHGRGTQRMRSFVVQDEGLHHYTRTPGFSFE
- a CDS encoding amidase; amino-acid sequence: MSDDILSFTAVELTEHYRSKKLSPVETTRAALDRIARLNPVYNAFVMVDEARAMKDARASEARWQRGAPAGSVDGVPATVKDLIVTEGWPTLRGSRTIDPNQPWTEDGPPVARMKEQGAVFLGKTTTPEFGWKGVTDSPLTGVTVNPWNRSLTPGGSSGGAAVAAALGMGCLHIATDGGGSIRIPAGFCGLFGFKPTFGIVPVHPHSPAGTLWHQGPIARTVEDAALMLGVIARPDARDWYQAPSLDIDYREGLDDGVKGLRIAYSRTLGYARVDPDVAERVERGARLFESLGARVEDVDLRLDDPIEIMQPLWAVALALAIAPMSADQRSLLDPPLLALAESGFSLDALAYRKLERAREAFARRMCLLHQTYDLLLTPQLAVTAFEAGHEVPPGSDRTHWWEWSPFTYPFNLSQQPAAAVPCGFTDDGLPVALQLVGNKFADALVLRVARAYEQTQPFIMPKAAAAVLSRQMAAGRTSK